Below is a window of Planctomycetes bacterium MalM25 DNA.
ACGCTGACCGTCAACCAGCCGCTGCCCGCCCCCTGGTACGAGACGCCCGGCATCGACTTCATCAGCGAGAACCTCGTCCCCGCGCGGATCGAGGACGCCCGCACCGTCAGCTTCAACCTGCAACGCACACGCCTCGAAGCGCCGGAGACCGTCATCGCCCGCGGCGAGGAGCTGCGTCGGCAGATGACGCCGCTTGGCGCGGCGCCGGTCGTTCCCGCGGCGGCAGCCATCCCCACGACGCAACCTCCGGGCGGCTACGTCGGCCCGCCCGTTGGCGTGAGCCCCGGGCCTCCGCCCGCGGCGCCGGCGTTCGCCCCGCCTCCTGCGGGAGGCTATGCGCCGCCGGCCAGCGCCTCACCGACTCCGGCCGCGCCCGGCCTGCCAGACGCGTTCCGGTACTGAACGCTACTTCAAGCCGGGGCCACGATTCACCGCACCGCCGATCAACCGGCCCGGCTCGCGGGCGATCTTATCGGAGAAGACCCGCGCGTCGTGCAAGATGGGGCGAATCTCCTTCAGCCGCTCGTTGAGCTGCCGCAGCACCACGTCGGCGTTGTAGATGACATTCGCGACGTTCTCGTAGAGCTGCGGATCGTTCAGCAACCGGTTCAAGGAGCCGCGGCTGTCGGTCACCGCGGAGACGAACGTCGAGGCGTCGGTGAGCGTCTTGTTTAGGTTCTCGATCGATTCGGCCAGCAGCTGAGAGAGCTCCTCGCCCCGCTCACCCAGCGGTTCGGTGAAGCCCTCCAGGTTCTTCAGATTGGTCTCCGCACTGGTCACGACCCCACCGAACGAGTCGAGTGTGTTCGTCGCCTTATTGACAGTGCTCCTAGCGTCCGCCAACAGTGCGGGCACCTCATCGAGGCTCTCCTTCAACGCCGGGTCGGAGACCAGCTTATCGAGCTGCGTCATCGTGTCGGTCATGACCTGCATGGTCTGCTGAAAATCGGCCAACGCCTGGGAAGCCTCGTCCGCGAGGCTGATCATCCGGTCGCCGCCGAAGTCCTCGCCGAGCGCCGAGTTCACACGCGTGGTGAGCTCTTCGATCGACTCCGCGGCGCGGCCGATCGACTCGATCGTAGGGCCGATATCGACTTGCAGGCTGGTCAGAGCCTCGACCGGGTCGGGCAGCGCGGCGGCGGTGACCAGCGAGTCGGCCGTGACCTTCTCGACCGGGCTGCCATCGCCGGCGTAGACGAAGCTGATGACGGCGTCCCCGAACAACGACGACGGGCGGATGCGGCAGGTGTCCGATTGGTAGATGGGCGAGCCGGGCTGGATGTCCGCCGTGACGAGCACGCCCCCCTCGGGCAGGAACTGGGTCGAGACGACACGTCCGATCACGACGCCGTCCTTGCGGATCGGCGTGTTCGGCCCGACACCCGGCGCGCGGTCGGTGCGGATCTTCAGCGTGTAGGGCGAGGGCCCCAGGCCCAACGGCAACGAGACGCCCGTGCCGACGGTCGCCAGCAAACCGCCAACGCCCGCCAACGCGAGCGCGACGACGCCGACGCGAAACTCTTGGGATCGACTGGACATGACGTTCTGGGGGGACCGTGTCTGTGGGCTAAACGGTTGCGAGTTCTTCCAAACGATCGCGGGCTTCGCCGCGGATAAACTGGGTGACGCGTGGGTCCTTCGAGTTCTCGATCGCCTCGGGCGAACCGTCGTAAAGGATCTGCGACTCGCCCGGTCCGAGCCGCGACACGGGGTAGAGCATCACGATGCGGTCGGCCAGCTTGCGAGCGCTGTGCATGTCGTGTGTGACAACCACACTGGTGACCGGCACGTGCCCAAGGCGGGGGGTGCGGGTCCGCAGGATGAGCTCGTTCACCACGTCGCTCATGATCGGGTCGAGGCCGGTGGTCGGCTCGTCGTAGAGCAAGACCTCCGGGTCCATCATCAGCGCCCGGGCGAGTCCGACGCGCTTCCGCATGCCGCCCGACAGCTCCGCGGGCTTCTTCTGCATGACCGAAGGGGGGAGCCCGACCTGCTTCAGCCGTTCGACGGCGAGCCGGTAGGCATCGTCCCCGCTCATGCGGCCGTGCTCCTGCAGCGGGAACATCACGTTCTCGGCGATCGTCGACGAATCAAAGAGGGCCGCCTGCTGGAAGACGAAACCGTAGCGGGTCCGCACCTCGGTGAGCCGGCGGTCGTCCATCGCGTTGAGGGACTCGCCGTTGAAGCGGACGTGCCCCTTGCTCGGCTCGATAAGACCGATCAGGGATTTCAGCAGCACGGTCTTCCCGCAGCCACTCTCGCCGATGATGACCAGCGTCTGGCCACGCTCGACGCGCAGCGTCAGGTCGCGCAGCACGGTCTGCGTGCCGAAGCGGACGCTCATCCGCTCGACGGCGACGATCGGCGTATCGTCCGGCTCGTTCACACGCGCCACTCCTGCGGCCAAACCGCCGTGTAGAACCGGTCGAGCGCGATGCTGAGCACCAGGTCGAGCACCAGGATCATGACGAACGACTGCACGAAGGCGACCGTCGCCGCGCGGCCGACGCCCTCGGCGCCCGCGCCGGAGTGGAAACCGCGATAGCAGCTGATGATGGCGATCGCCCCGCCGAAGAAGAAGCTCTTGATCACGCCGTAGGCGATGTCCCAGGGGCTGGTCCCGTCGCGCGAGTTGGCGAGATAGAAGTAGGGGTCCACGTCGAAGACGTAGATGCAATAAAAGGCCCCGCCGATCACGCCCATCGCGATGGCGGCGATCGTCAGCAGTGGGATCATCGTCAGGCAAGCGAGGAACCGGGGCAGCACCAGGTGCTGGATCGGGCTGGCGCCCATCGAGGCGAGCGCGTCGATCTGCTCGGTCACCTTCATCGTGCCCAGCTCGGCGGCGATCGCGCTGCCGATCCGGCCCGCGAGCATCGTGGCCGCGAGCACCGGGCCGAGCTCGCGGAACATCGACAGGTTGATCATCACGCCGAGGCGCGACTCCATGCCGAACGCGCGGAACTGGTAGTACGACTGCACCGCGAGCACCATGCCGATGAACGCGCCCGTGAGGGCGATCACCGGCAGGCTCCGCACGCCGATGCGGTACATGCTGTCCACCATCCGGGCCCGACCGGGCGGCCGGCGGAAGAGCCAGGTGAGGGTCTGCCCGAAGAAGAGGGTCATCGCGCCGATCTCGGCGACCGCGTCGAGCGCGCGCTCGCCGACCGACGCGATCGCGTCGGCGATGCCGAGTCCCCGTTTGGCTTCGGGCGTGGCGGCCATGCTTCCCTGACGCACGTTGAATCCGTCCGCGGCCGCGCACACCGAGCGCGCAGCCGTCCGGTTAGATCGACCGGGCAAAGGGCTCCGCTTGAGTCAACCTTGCGGGCCGCTAGCGTCGCTGGCGACCAAACTCAGCAGAGAAAGGGCTCCACCCAGCGAAACGTTCCGGCTCGGATCCAGCCAACTCGCCGTACGGTATCGACTCCCCATCCGACGCGGCGAGGGCCTCGTCGCGCGGCGCCGGGTCGTTGATTAGCAACAGCTCGGCAAGGCTGGCCGACGAATCGATCGGTCGGACGCCTCGGCTTTGAGATCCCGCCGCATCGGGGGCTTGGGCGAAGGCGATCGCGGGCGCGAGCGTCGGCGAGTCGAACGCTTCGTCCACTGCCTCGTGGGAGACAACGACCGGGGCTTCCGCAACGCCGGGCGCCGGGACGGTCGCCCCGTAGTTCAGCCGCCAGTAGTCGTAGTCGGCATCATTCACGTAGCCGTCGTTATCACCGTCGGCCGGGTGGTCGCCCTCGAAGCGCTCGACATCACGCCAGACGGTGTAGTCCGCCGCGTTGACGACGCCATCGTCGTTGTAGTCGCCGACGAGTTGGGGCAGGTTAGCGGTGAAGTCGACGCGGACGATCTGGGCGTCCGCGTTGTTGCCGGGGAAACCCGTCCCCCACTCGATCAGGTAGGCGGCGCCGTCGGGGCCGAACTCCATCTCGATCGGGCGCGTGAACGTCTGGTCGGTGAAGACCGGGTTGATCTTGAGGATCTCGCCCACATCGTCGAGCCGGACCTCCCACACCCCGCCGCGTGCCCAGTCGTAAACGAACAGCGCGCCGTCGTAGTACTCGGGGAGCTTGCGGTCCGAATCGAGGGAAGCGTCGTACTGGTAGACCCCGCCCACCATCGCGGCGCGGCTGCCGCTGCCGAACTCGGGGAAATCGGGCGAGTTGGCGTAGGGGTACCAGATGAACGCCGGCTCGGCGTCGGGCAGCGCCGTTGGGCCCGTGTTGTTGGGCGAGTCGTTCACCAAGTTGTCCGGGTCGAACGGGGCGCCGGAGACGTTCGTGGCGAAGTCGTGGTCGTTGTAGGCCTGGTTGTCGGCGATGACGTAGGGCCAGCCGAAGTTGCCGGCCTGCCGGGCGCGGTTGATCTCGTCGTAGCCGCGGGGGCCGCGGTTCGGATCGTCGCCCCCCGCGTCGGGGCCGACATCGCCCCAATACAAATCCCCGGTCTCTTGATCGATGGCGATACGGAACGGGTTCCGCGAGCCCATCACGTAGATCTCCGGCCGCCCCTGCGAGCCGTCGGCGGGGAACAGGTTGCCGCCGGGGATGGAGTACGAGCCGTCGGCCTCCGGCTTGATGCGGAGGATCTTCCCGCGGAGGTCGTCGGCGTTGGCGGAGGTGCGTTGGGCGTCGAAGGCCTCGCGGCCGGGTTGTTCGTCGATGGGGCCGAAGCCGTTCGACTGGAACGGGTTCGTGTCGTCCCCCAACGAGGCGTAGAGCAGACCGTTCGGTCCGAAAGCGAGCGAGCCGCCCGTGTGACAACAGTTCTCGTCGGAGGGGACCTCCAGCAGCGTCACGTCGGTCGCGCGGTCGAGCGTCGAGCCGTCGTAGGTGACCCGAGCGATCCTCTGGACGTGCACCGCCTCGTCGGGCGTGTAGAAGAAGTACATCCAGCCGTTCGTGGCGAAGTTCGGATCGAGGGCGAGGCCGAGCAGGCCGTCCTCGTTGCCCACATCGACCGAGAAGACGCCGATCGTGCTGGTCACGCCGGTCACCGGATCGATCTTGCGGACGCGACCATCCAGTTCGACAAAGAAGACAGTCCCGTCGGGCGCCACCTCCAGGCTCATCGGGTCGTTGACTTCCGTCTCGAGGACGGTCTTCTCGAAATTGGTCGCGACCCCTCCGCCCCCGTCCTGCGGCGTCTGCCCCGCGGCGAACTCGATGCCGCCGAGCAGGTGGTCCAGGAACCGCTGGTCGTTGTACATCGGCTCCCGATGGCCGAGCCCGGTGTACCACGAGCGGCCCCCCTCGAAGTGATGCCGCCAGGCGATGGGATGGTCGTAACCCATGCTGCCGCCCGAGTAGCTCGACTCGTCGATCGTCATGAGCACGTGGACCTCGCCGCGCGGGTTGCGATCGTAGTTGTACCACTCGTCGGCGAACGTGTTGCGATTGTTGAGGTGAGCGGTCGAGGGGTCGAGCTGGTCCGCCACGAGCAGCGAAGCGCTCTGGATGGCCGGGTGGTTTTGGAACGCGGCGCCTACCAGATCGACGTACCAATCCCAGTTCTTGTGCGTGTCCGCCGCCGCGTGGACGCCGACGAATCCGCCCCCCGCTCGGATGTAGTCCTGCAACCCCGCTTGCTCCGCCGAATTGAGCGGCGTGCCGGTCGTGTTGAGAAAGACGACCGCCTCGTAGTCGTGGATCGAGGCGGAGGCGAACACCGACGAGTCCTCCGTGGCGGTCACGGAGAAGTCGTTGGCTAAGCCGAGCGACTGGATCGCGGCGATGCCCTCATCGATCGACGAGTGACGGAAGCCGGTCGTCTCCGAGAAGACGAGCAAATCGAACGCCGCCAACAACCGGCGGTCTTCGAGGGGCTCTACGTAGAAGCGTTTCGCGTGCGGGAAGCGGCGGAGAGTAGCCATCGACGGCGGCCCCGGGGGAAGAGTGGGAGGGCCATCAGTTTACCACCCCGGGAGCACGAGAAACCGCATCGATCGCGAGAATCAGTTCCGGTTCCTCCGCTGCGCCAGAGGCGCTAGCAGCAGACCGAGCAGAGCCAATCCGCTCGGCTCAGGAACGGATAAGGTCAGGATGACCTCGAACACCTCGCCGCTCGCGGAAGAGAGCCCGACCGGATTGCCAAACACGTGCTTCGCGTTGGTGATCAGTCCGCCGAAGATGTACCCCAGGCGGACTTGGCCCTGGTCGTCGGCAAGGCTGTGCAGCAGGTCCATCGGGATGACGCCGTTCTCGTACGTCATGACCGCGTGATCGGCGAAGAACTCGGCGTTCGACCCGAACCGCATGCGGTTGCCGTCGTCGGCCATCAGTTCAGGGTACTCGCCGAGGTAGTGCTGCTCGTACGAGCCGTCCGCGTTGCGGATGACGCTCGTGATCTGGTTGGTGTTGGGCAGCGCGTTGTCGGTGACAAAACCGTCGGCGTCCGCCGCGGCGTCGCCCGGCAGGTACTCCTGCAGCGTGATGCCGCCGAAGAGCAGCTCGTGCATGTCGCCGGTCGCTTCGGAGAAGAGGCCGAGCTTGGCGGAGTGGTAGTTGTTCATCGCCTGCTTGAAGACCTGGTCCGACGCGTCGAGCACGCCGCCCGTGTTCAACGGATCGAGCCCGTTGTCGATCTGCTCGGGATTGCCCGAGGCGTCAATCTCGACCGGGACCGACCAGGCGCCGCGGCTCTCGGTGAAGACGCCCGACAGGACGGTGAGGCCCTGCTCGAGCGAGCCATCCCCCTGCTTCTCGAGCGTCGGGTAGACGTTCAGGTCACGACGGCGGAAGTGATCCTCCGGCGTGGTCGATCCGACGTGCGTGAAGCCGAGCGTTGAGCCGTCGTCCTGGATCGTGAAGGTCCGCACCTGTTTGGTGTACTCGCCGTTCAGGCTGCCGCGGTACCGGCCCTCGTAGTCTTGTCCGAAGACCAGGTGCACCTGGCCGTCGATCGCGTACATGTCCCCGCCGGTGACCTTGAAGAGCGGGTCGTCCACCTGACGGATGTGGTCGGCCGCGGTTCCGGCGCCCCCTTTGGCCCAATCGACCAACCCGGGCAAATCGAAGGCGGAAAGCGTCGAGAAGGTGCTGCGGGACGTGTCGTCCAGCGGGTCGTTGTCGCCGTAGCCACCCGTCATGTAGAGGCGATCCCCCAGTTGCTCGAACTGCGAGTTCGCGGGCGTGAGCGAGAGGACCTGCTCCTCGGTGAGCCCGCTGCCGGCGTCCGAGGGATCGATCGTCCGACTCCACGACTGCTTGCTCACCGGGTCGATCACCCAGACCGAGCGGTTCTGCTTGCGCTCCGGGATGCTGCTCTGGTCGATGTCGAAACCGTGCAGGCCGTTTGTCATGCCCGCGACGACGACCCATTGCCCGTTGTGCTCGCCGGCGGCGAACGAGTGCAGGCTCGGCATCGACGCGGCGCCCATATCGTACTGGCGCAGTTCCACCGCGTACGGCAGTTCTCCGCCGACAATCACGGGGGTGACCGTGTCGGTCTGATTGGCGGCCGGGGCAATCCCCGCGAGCACCGCCAGCAGAGCGCCGACTTGCAGCGAGCGCGTAAGACGATCAGCCATCTTGCTTTCCAAGGTGTGCATGCGATCTCGATCGAGGGGCGTACGGTGTGAAGCGGATCAATGGACAAACGAACGACGGCAGAACACCCCGCCAAGCACCAAGGCGGCCGCCACCAAGGACGACGGCTCGGGAACGCCAACGGCGCGGATGTTGTCGAGTCCGATTGAGGCGGCAATCACTTCGCCCTGCAGCCCCCCCGTGCCACCAAAGCTGACGGTCGGGAGTCCAACACTCGATATCAAGCGCACACGCCCTACACTCCTAGCTACGGCGGAGAAATCACTCAGTCCCGCGCCGACGCGTGTCATCGCGTCGGCGGCAATCGAGAACGCTACTGAGGTCCACGCACTGTTGGCTCCGAGAAAGACAGGCTCTGTGGAGACAAACCAGGTCGTGCCATCGGCGATCCCCAAACGAAGCGAAAGGTCCGTATCTCCAGCGTTGAGGGCTTCCGCGCTGATAGCGGCCACGCCGGACGCAAGGTAATCACCTCCCCATTGATTGCCAGGACCCTCGTTAGGAATCACCATCCGTGAGTTCGGGCCACCGAAGCCGTTCGACTCGTAGGCGAGGTACCTGTCGCCAGCGAGCTGCGGGCCGCCATCCGCGGTGACCAGCAAAGACTGGGTGCCCGCCCCCCACCCCGCTGTAGCGCCGTCCTGAAAATCATCGACTTGGCCGATCGTGACCGCCAAGGCCGGCGAGCAGAGTGTCGTGAGCAACATGAGGCCAGGTACCGTGCGAAGCATCGTTCATTCCGTGCTGGGGTGATGAGCGGCGACAGCGGCATGGCCACTGAAAGGGAGAACCAACCATGCACTCGGAGAAAGAGCGCAAGATGCCCGTCCAAATAATGACCCCATCTCAAGTGAGAGGGGGCGGGACGAACCGGGTTACCACGCCGCCATTAGACGGGGGACCATCAAAGTAGGGAGGCCTAGGAGTGAGGCTTCATTATGGTTGTGGCTTTCCCCACGACAACCTCCGGCCACACAATTTCCTAGCTCATTTGCGGCGTATCCATCAAAAAAGGACGGGCCGTGTCACCACGGCCCGTCCAGCAAAAGACTGTCTGTGAGCTGAGGCTCACCCCTCGCTCTCGGGGGCGGGCTCTTCGCCGTCGGCGACGCCCGCGGCGACCGGCTCCGGGTCGGGCTCCTTGGTCTGCACGCCCTCGAAGGTCAGCTGCTTCTTGTCGCCGACCTTCTTCACCTCGACGCGGATCGTGTCCTTGCCGGCGAACTCGCCCTTGAGCAGCTCCTCGGCAAGCGGGTCCTCGATGAACGATTCGATCGCGCGACGGAGGGGCCGGGCGCCGTAGTCGGTGTTCGATCCCTTCTTGACCAGGAAGGCCTTCGAGTCGTCCGAGAGTTCGAGCGTGAGGCCCTTGTCGGCCAGCCGCTCGCGGACCTTGGCGACCTCCAGCTCGACGACGTGCTTCAGGTTGTCCTCGGTCAAGTGGCGGAAGACGATGACGTCGTTCACGCGGTTGATGAACTCGGGACGGAAGACCTTCTCGATCTCGTCCATCACGCGGGCCTTCATGCCGTCGTAGCTGGCGTCGTCGTCCGGCTTGGCGAAGCCGAACGCCGATTCGTTCTTGATCGCGTCGGCGCCCGCGTTGGTCGTCATGATGACGATCGTGTTGCGGAAGTCGACGTTGCGGCCGAACGAGTCGGTCAGCCGACCCTCCTCCATGAGCTGGAGCATCATGTTGAAGACCTCCGGGTGGGCCTTCTCGATCTCGTCCAGCAGCACGACCGCGTACGGCCGGCGGCGGATCTGCTCGGTGAGCTGGCCACCCTCTTCGTAGCCGACGTATCCGGGGGGCGCCCCGATCA
It encodes the following:
- the gdhB_4 gene encoding Quinoprotein glucose dehydrogenase B precursor, giving the protein MATLRRFPHAKRFYVEPLEDRRLLAAFDLLVFSETTGFRHSSIDEGIAAIQSLGLANDFSVTATEDSSVFASASIHDYEAVVFLNTTGTPLNSAEQAGLQDYIRAGGGFVGVHAAADTHKNWDWYVDLVGAAFQNHPAIQSASLLVADQLDPSTAHLNNRNTFADEWYNYDRNPRGEVHVLMTIDESSYSGGSMGYDHPIAWRHHFEGGRSWYTGLGHREPMYNDQRFLDHLLGGIEFAAGQTPQDGGGGVATNFEKTVLETEVNDPMSLEVAPDGTVFFVELDGRVRKIDPVTGVTSTIGVFSVDVGNEDGLLGLALDPNFATNGWMYFFYTPDEAVHVQRIARVTYDGSTLDRATDVTLLEVPSDENCCHTGGSLAFGPNGLLYASLGDDTNPFQSNGFGPIDEQPGREAFDAQRTSANADDLRGKILRIKPEADGSYSIPGGNLFPADGSQGRPEIYVMGSRNPFRIAIDQETGDLYWGDVGPDAGGDDPNRGPRGYDEINRARQAGNFGWPYVIADNQAYNDHDFATNVSGAPFDPDNLVNDSPNNTGPTALPDAEPAFIWYPYANSPDFPEFGSGSRAAMVGGVYQYDASLDSDRKLPEYYDGALFVYDWARGGVWEVRLDDVGEILKINPVFTDQTFTRPIEMEFGPDGAAYLIEWGTGFPGNNADAQIVRVDFTANLPQLVGDYNDDGVVNAADYTVWRDVERFEGDHPADGDNDGYVNDADYDYWRLNYGATVPAPGVAEAPVVVSHEAVDEAFDSPTLAPAIAFAQAPDAAGSQSRGVRPIDSSASLAELLLINDPAPRDEALAASDGESIPYGELAGSEPERFAGWSPFSAEFGRQRR
- a CDS encoding mce related protein, with protein sequence MSSRSQEFRVGVVALALAGVGGLLATVGTGVSLPLGLGPSPYTLKIRTDRAPGVGPNTPIRKDGVVIGRVVSTQFLPEGGVLVTADIQPGSPIYQSDTCRIRPSSLFGDAVISFVYAGDGSPVEKVTADSLVTAAALPDPVEALTSLQVDIGPTIESIGRAAESIEELTTRVNSALGEDFGGDRMISLADEASQALADFQQTMQVMTDTMTQLDKLVSDPALKESLDEVPALLADARSTVNKATNTLDSFGGVVTSAETNLKNLEGFTEPLGERGEELSQLLAESIENLNKTLTDASTFVSAVTDSRGSLNRLLNDPQLYENVANVIYNADVVLRQLNERLKEIRPILHDARVFSDKIAREPGRLIGGAVNRGPGLK
- a CDS encoding PEGA domain protein, whose amino-acid sequence is MFLPFPTAASRPASTRIALAVLLIALATSGCVRRRLTVRSNPPGAIVHVDNQRIGTTPCSIDYVYYGTREIRLSLPGFETLTVNQPLPAPWYETPGIDFISENLVPARIEDARTVSFNLQRTRLEAPETVIARGEELRRQMTPLGAAPVVPAAAAIPTTQPPGGYVGPPVGVSPGPPPAAPAFAPPPAGGYAPPASASPTPAAPGLPDAFRY
- the mlaE gene encoding ABC transport permease subunit MlaE yields the protein MAATPEAKRGLGIADAIASVGERALDAVAEIGAMTLFFGQTLTWLFRRPPGRARMVDSMYRIGVRSLPVIALTGAFIGMVLAVQSYYQFRAFGMESRLGVMINLSMFRELGPVLAATMLAGRIGSAIAAELGTMKVTEQIDALASMGASPIQHLVLPRFLACLTMIPLLTIAAIAMGVIGGAFYCIYVFDVDPYFYLANSRDGTSPWDIAYGVIKSFFFGGAIAIISCYRGFHSGAGAEGVGRAATVAFVQSFVMILVLDLVLSIALDRFYTAVWPQEWRV
- a CDS encoding putative ABC transporter ATP-binding protein; this translates as MNEPDDTPIVAVERMSVRFGTQTVLRDLTLRVERGQTLVIIGESGCGKTVLLKSLIGLIEPSKGHVRFNGESLNAMDDRRLTEVRTRYGFVFQQAALFDSSTIAENVMFPLQEHGRMSGDDAYRLAVERLKQVGLPPSVMQKKPAELSGGMRKRVGLARALMMDPEVLLYDEPTTGLDPIMSDVVNELILRTRTPRLGHVPVTSVVVTHDMHSARKLADRIVMLYPVSRLGPGESQILYDGSPEAIENSKDPRVTQFIRGEARDRLEELATV